From the Ralstonia wenshanensis genome, the window CGCGCGTCACGCACTGATCCACGACGCTCGGCCGACAGGCCGAGGGGTTGATGGAAACACCGCATCGGCATCGCGCCGGCGCGGTTTTTTTACGCCCGCGAGAAACGTATGCGCGACGCTCGGGCAAGAAAAAGCCCGCCGGGGCGTGAGCCGATCGGCGGGCGGTGCAAGACGCTGAGGTCTTGCGGACCGGATACGCAGTATCCGATCAGGTGGGCGCGACCTGCGCGCCGCTGTGGTCCCGGAGGATCACCGTCGTCAGAATGACTTACGGACGGTTGCCGGTCGGGAACGGCCATGCCGCAGCCGGGTTCAGCGCGGTCTTGGCAGCAGGTGCAGCAGGTGCAGCGGCCGGAGCAGCAGCGGGCTTGGCGACAGCCTTCTTCGCGGGGGCCTTCTTCGCAGCAGGCTTGGCAGCAGCCTTCTTCGCAGCCGGAGCCTTCTTGGCAGCAGCCTTCTTCGCAGCAGGCTTGGCAGCAGCCTTCTTGGCAGCCGGAGCCTTCTTCGCTGCAACCTTCTTCACAGCAGCTTTCTTGGCCGGAGCCTTCTTGGCCGCAACCTTCTTCACAGCAGCTTTCTTGGCCGGGGCCTTCTTGGCTGCAACCTTCTTCACAGCAGCTTTCTTGGCCGGGGCCTTCTTGGCTGCAACCTTCTTCACTGCGGCCTTCTTGGCGGGTGCCTTCTTGGCAGCGACCTTCTTAGCTGCGACCTTCTTGGCCGGAGCCTTCTTAGCGGCCGGAGCAGCCTTCTTTGCAGCAGCCTTCTTGGCGGCCGGAGCCTTCTTCGCAGCGGCCTTCTTGGCCGGGGCCTTGGCGGCCGGTTTCTTCTTAGCAGCAGTTGCCATGGGAAACTCCTTCAAGATTGGGTATCGAACTATCGAGATTGAGCAACCCGACCGGCCCGATCCCACGATGCATTGGCATCGCCAGACCAACCGAGCGAGCGATTCATCGGCGCGCCACCAAACGGCAGTCGCACGCTAATGAATTCGGTAGGAAGCTCTGCGACTTGCGCGGCGAACACACGCAGCAAGTTGCACGCCCCGGTCGCGCGCACGAGTGCAACCGCAAGCTGCCAGACAGATTGCATCCGGCGAGTCTTCAACAATTGAGAGGACCGGGGCATCGTGGCCACACCGGTCGAAATCTGATCTTGCGCGAATCGCTGCGTGGACCGCAAAGCCGCGTGCAGCGTGACTTTGCAGACAGCGAGGAACTGGAGAGCGCGCGTTTTCTTTTGGGGGTAGTACGCCCATCCCGACGGGGGGATCGCAGAGACGGCACCGAGTTCGAACAGCCCTGTCGGCGTGGCGTGCATCAAAGTGGTTACGCTCCTCGACTACCTTTCACTTGCCGCTTGGAACTTCATCGTCGTTGATCGCGCGAAGCTTCCTTGCATCGAAGTCAACGTCTTGTCAAGGCGAATCATAATTCGTTTGCGCGGTGATGTTAAGAGATTTATGCAAAAAGCGCGGTGAGTTTTGGTGAAGGATTGCGCTGCGTCTGTGCGTCGCTGCGATTCGAATCGCGCATGCACGCAGATCGATCTCGCGAATGCGCATTTTCTTGCGTCGTGACATCACGTTACGGCGTTGCTCCACGTTGACACACGCGCCCCGCAAACTCAGTGGTCATGCCGGTTTACAGCAATGCGCGATGTTGCGCGCGCGTGCATCGCGAACACACGCACGCGCCTCGCGCGCATTCAATATCGTCGTGCGCGCCGACGCGCGAGCAGCGCGATGCGTGCCGAAAAAAACGATGCGTAGATGCGACAGCGCGCGCGAATTTTTCGCGCTCAACACGTCGATACGCACGCAATCGATGCGCTCGACACATGCGCATCGGCATGTTGAACGTGTCGATGACGCTGCTGACTCGCATCTCGAACACCGTCGATGCGCGCCGCGCGAAGTCGATGCGATTGCGATGGTGAACCGCGTGCATGCAGGTACTGCAAATCGCGTGCCGCGCATTCGATGCGCGACGTGTTAGCGAGAGGGTCGACACATCGATGCATACGTGCGCGTGAATCGCATCGACGCATGCGATGTTGGTGTCGATGCATGCGCCCCCTGCCGGGCGGGACGATGCCGAACTGCGGGCGAGCACGATGGTGCGATGGCGACATGCCCAACGCAAAACCGATCGCCGATCGCGGGAAAACCCTGCTCAGCAAACGCTGAAAAGTTCACGCAACTGCGTTTGAAACGAGGCTGTTTTACGACGATAGAAGGATTGTTCTACGGCAATCCACACGCCATTTTTGCTGCGGACTTATCGCCTGGGAAATGGCTCGCAGTCTTGTTTAATGCAGAAGCAAGATCGCAAATTGCTGCAGTCGCAAATCCGGGTGTCAGGTTGCCGCTGATTGTCATGCCATTCGGTTTCACTTCACGATCCGCTCACCACATGAGCACGGCATCGATCGCGCGGTGTGGCACGGACCTGCGCGTGGCCCGTGACAAGACAGGGAGGTCGTCGCCAACCCCACAGCCTGGCGACGACAAACCCGACGAGCAAAGAGCGCAAGACAGAAGGGGTCCAACACAAGCGTTCTGTTCTGAGTAGTGGAGGCACAAGATGCGCGATCTAGCGTTCTTGTCGAAATCGAATCCGCCGAAGCGCGGAGTGTTCCTGCAGTGCGTGCTGGCGACAGCGTCGCTCGCCATGCTGGCCGGCTGCGCGAATTCGGGCAGCGGCGACATGGGTACGTCGCTTGGCGGTGGCAGCGATTCGCAATCCAAGCCGGCGATCGCGGCATCAAGCTCGCCCACGTGGTCGAACGACAACAGCGGCAATGCAACGGGTGGCACCGGCTCGACCGGCAGCACGCCCATCGCGACGCTGACCGGCCCTGTCGAGCAGGTGACGACCACCACCATCACCGCCATCGTGCCGCTCACCAGCACGCTGACTTCGACCACACAAACGCTGGGTGCGGCGACGGGCCTTGGCGCTCCGGTGAGCAACGTGCTGGCGACGCTGGGCGGCGCGCTCGGCAGCGCGGGCAGCACGATCACGACGGCCGGCAAGGGCGATGCGTTGGTATCGACGGTTGGCACTACGGTGGGCACGCTCGGCGCGGTCACCACGGGGTTATCGACGATGGTCTCGCCGGCGGCACCGTCTGCTGCGGGCAGTGCGCCGGGTAGCGCGCTGACCGGTGCGCTCGGTGGCGCGCTGGCGCCGGTCACGACGGCAGTCGGTTCCTTGACGGCGGGGCTGCCTGGCGTCGGTGCGCTTGGCTCCGTTGGCGCAGCCGGCAGTGGCGGTACCGGCGGATTGGGCAGCGTCGGCACGACGGTTGGCGGGTTGGTTGGCGGTGTGCTGTCGGGTGTGACATCCGGCGTGCACCACTAGCCACTGCTCTGTAGAACTTTCTTTGCATTCGACGGCAAACGCAGGCGGATGCTACCCGCTGGACGCCAGATGCGCGTTCTTCTGACCCGGCGGTGACACGCGGTACGGGCCGCGCTTACAAGGAGACTCACCATGAAGATTCAGAACCCGCTCCACACTTCTTCTTCCGTTTCGTCGTCCGCCGTTTCGGCATCGCGCACGCTGCTGGCAGCCGCTGCAGTGGCCGTGCTGACGCTGGCCGGCTGCGCTTCGGGTGGCAACCCGAACGGCGATACGACGCCGTCATCGACGGCCAATAACGATCCGGGCGCGGTGCCGGTCGGCAACGTGGCCAGCAGCAGCGGCAATGTGGTCACGCAGACGGGCAAGACCGTCAGCGACCTTGGCACG encodes:
- a CDS encoding histone H1-like DNA-binding protein, with amino-acid sequence MATAAKKKPAAKAPAKKAAAKKAPAAKKAAAKKAAPAAKKAPAKKVAAKKVAAKKAPAKKAAVKKVAAKKAPAKKAAVKKVAAKKAPAKKAAVKKVAAKKAPAKKAAVKKVAAKKAPAAKKAAAKPAAKKAAAKKAPAAKKAAAKPAAKKAPAKKAVAKPAAAPAAAPAAPAAKTALNPAAAWPFPTGNRP
- a CDS encoding collagen-like triple helix repeat-containing protein gives rise to the protein MRDLAFLSKSNPPKRGVFLQCVLATASLAMLAGCANSGSGDMGTSLGGGSDSQSKPAIAASSSPTWSNDNSGNATGGTGSTGSTPIATLTGPVEQVTTTTITAIVPLTSTLTSTTQTLGAATGLGAPVSNVLATLGGALGSAGSTITTAGKGDALVSTVGTTVGTLGAVTTGLSTMVSPAAPSAAGSAPGSALTGALGGALAPVTTAVGSLTAGLPGVGALGSVGAAGSGGTGGLGSVGTTVGGLVGGVLSGVTSGVHH